The Sphingobacterium lactis sequence CTTGAGGAAATTCGTCGTGAGCGATTGGTTGAATTAGCATTCGAAGGCTTTGCTTACTGGGATTTAATCCGTTGGAAAACCGCAGAAATTGAAATGGTGAAACCGTTGATAGGAAGCTACCTCTTTACAGAATTTATTACGGAAAAAGGTGAACCTTGGGACCCAAAAACGCAAGTAGATACTAAAAATCATATTATCTTACAGCCAGCAAGCTTGAGAAAGTTTGATCCTGAAAAGGATTATTTATGGCCAATACCTACTACTGAAATTGCAAAAAATGGAAAAATTAAGCAAAATCCTAAGTGGTAGAAAATCAATTTAGCAATTGAAAAGGGTGTTCTATTTAGAACACCCTTTCTTTTTGAGGCCATAAGAAAAGGACAGAATATCTAGGGAGTGTGAATAATAAATCCACCCCCCTTTTTACCCCCACCAAACTCGCAAAATAAGCGTTTATCAACCATTTTACCTACCACACCAAAAATCACATAAAACCTTAACTACCAATTTATTAAAACAAAAAACATCCAAATCCTAGCTAAAAACTAACTGGACCTTGTCTGAGGTGCGTCCGAGGTGAGAGCGTACTGAGAGCGTGGTGAGAGCGTGTCTATAGGCACGCTCTCACCACGACTACACCACGCATGCAGTACGGCTTCATGTCAGACAAGGTCTAGGCTATGAAAAACACAGATTTACGCAAAAATGAAAATTGAAAAAGAGGTAAGAAAATAACAGAAATCTTGAAAAAGTCGTAGGACGACAGCGTGTAGCCGTTGCTATATTACAAAACAAAAACCTTGAAAATTAAGGATTTACCAAAACAAACTGGGAGTCTGTCTTATGGAAGGAATTTGTTTAAAAATACAAAATATGCCTGGATATTTCCGTTTTATTCCGGCAAAAAAAGAAGGCGCACCGTGGTGCACCTTCCTTTCAAAACTTATATAAATCATGTATTACATTTTCGCATCCATCAGCTTATCGGCCACCTTTTCTGGTGCTCCCCATTCCATCTTGATGACAAAGGCACGGTCGGACTGGAAATCTTTGGGTAAGATCACATCGTAATACGTGTTCTTATCCAAATCCAATCCAATATCTGCATGTTTGACCTCCAATTGCTGGCCATTGGCCAACAGTACCGCCGCCACAGGTACCTCTTTTGCATTTTTAGGTACAGCAATCCGCGCAATATTATTTACGGGTCTATTGAAAACGGTTAGGTATAGATTTTTATCCTTTTGGGTATAATAACCTAGCTTGCTCGTTGGCAGATCAACATGGCGCACGCCATAAACAGCTTCGGCGTTCACCTTCATCCAATCGCCGATCTCTGTAGCCAATTTATCCTCTCCAGGATGCATCTTCCCTTGTCCGTCGGGACCGAAGTTCAGTACAAAATTTCCGTTCATGGAGACCGTCTGCATCAGCATATCCAGGATATCATCGGTGGTTTTGGTATATAATCCTGACCAGTCCTTCATATACCCCCAGCCATTCGGCGGAATGGTCATTACGGCATCCCAATCATTCCCGTCCAGCCAAGAAACATCCTTTGGCAACTTGCGCTCCCAACCCTGTTCGTAATCGCCCAGGATGTCACCATTGCTATCGAAGTGGCGCTTACCATGTTCGTCATTACGGAATCGCGAACCTATGATCAATCCCGGATGTTTCGCACGAAGTTCCTTCTCCAAGTTGTAGGTAAATTCATACGATTTTATCCACGCCTGATCCCAGGTACCATCGAACCAGAATCCTTTGATGGTCGGGTATTTATCCAGCAACTCAAATAGTTGATTCTTGGTGTACTGCAGGAACTTATCATATTTTTTCTGCTCGGCTTCATTCTGTGGGGCCTTGTAGAAATAATCGGGGTTATTCCATTCCAGAACGGAGAAGTACAGGTAAACATCTATCCCTTCAGCATTGTAAGCATCCACGACTTCCTTCACGATATCCTTTTTATAGGGCGCTTTGGTGATGTTATAGTCGGAATATTTGGTCGGCCACAAGGCAAATCCGTCATGGTGCTTTGTGGTGAAGATCATGTACTTCGCACCCATATCCTTGGCCTGTTTTGCCCAAGCCTTCGGGTCGAAGGATTTCGGATTGAACTGCTTATAGAGGTTATCGTATATCGTTGTCCAATCTTTTGGTGCATTGGGTCCCTTCCAGGTGCGGATCCATTCGGATGCAGCGGCACCTTTGCGGGCGCTGACACCTTCCCATTCATTTCCCGGAATGGCATACAATCCCCAATGGATGAACTGACCCAATCCGTAATTCCGGAAAGCTTCCATATCGGCATCCGTACGGTGCTTCGGCGTAATCGGACCATATTTCACGTCCACTCTTTCCGTTGGCTTCACCTTCGGACCCGTCCATTGCCCGAAACTCTGTTGGCTCATCAGCAGGCAGGACATGCCCAACAACGCAATCTTTACTATATTTTTCATCGGTATATTTAAGCTTAAGTTAGTTTAACGTCCATTTCATCTCATCCGAAAGGGTTTCATTTTCATGCTTTCCTTTGGCTTGGATGGTATTCTCTCCTTTTTGCAATTGCACATTCTCCACCACCCAGTGTCTTTTATTGACGCCTTGCTTGGCGGTATAGGATTTACCGTTCACGATCAGCTCCACGGCCGGCAGATTGGAGAATACCTGCACCTGTGTGTTGGCCATGGTCCGTTGGTTATCCCGACGGTTGGCGATATAGAGCATAGGTTCTGGGTTCCAATTGGCTTTGTACCAATAGAAGGAGTCTTTCTTACGCTGGCGATCAAATGTGATCAAACCCTTCAGGTTGCGTGCATTCACACCACCGCGGTTCCATGCCGGAACGGCAAATTCGAACATATTCCAGACATAGGATGCCAGGATTATCGGGTTCTGCTCGATAGCGGCCCATTGCTGGATATGCGTTTCTGTCTGGTAGTTCTCAGCAAAGGCCTTCCCGCTGATCACATTATCCGGTTCTTCCACCTTTTCCTTGCCGATATCAATATTGCCATCCGCACCATATTCCGACAGCATCACTTTGTAATCCGGAAAATCCTGCTGTACCTTCTTTGCCCATGGAGCCAGGTCGCCGATTTTGCCGCCATACCAACCGAAGTAGTGGTTGATGCCCTGCACATCCGTGCTGAGGTTTTCCTGGCGATCGATGACATTGTACCCGGTAACCGCAACGGTATAGCGATCTGGATCCAATGTCTTGGCGATATCATTCAGTTCCCGGGATAGAACCGGAACCTGCTCATCCGCAGTTTTGGAATAAACTTCGTTGTGTACCCCCCAGATATAGATGGATGGATGGTTGAAATTCTGTTTCACCAGTTCCGTCATCTGCTGTTTCGCATTGTCATTTTCATAATAGGATACGCGGTTTACGAATGGGATCTCTGCCCAAACCAGGAAGCCCATTGTATCCGCTAGGGCGTACATATCCTGTGATTGTTGGTAATGGGCCAAACGGATGGTCGTGGCGCCAATCTCTTTGATCAGCTCCATATCTTCCTTATGCTGAGCAAAAGATAGCGCGGAGCCATAGCCCCAGCGGTCCTGATGTCTCGTCACCCCGTACATCGGGTATTTCTTATCGTTGAGATACACACCATCACCAGCTTTCAATTCCACTTTCCGCACACCTAAAGGTTGCTTCACGGCATCCAGCTCCTTCCCGTTCGACAGCACCTTGGCCGTTAGGGAATACAGGTACGGATCGCGAACACCATCCCACAGGTGCGGTGCCTTCATCTTGATCTGCTCATGAACATAGGTAACCCCTTGCGGACTGATCTTTACCGGTTGCTTGGTGCTATGAACCAACTTTCCTGCTTGATCGTGGATCTCGACTAGGAGTTCAGCAGATTGCACATGTTTCTCTTTGGTTTCCAATTTGGCTTCCACCTGAATATCGGCCTGCTTGGCGGACACATTTTTCTGGCGGATGTAGATCCCGGCAGCAGCTTGGTCCGTCACGACGAAACCGGTTTTATTGGTACTGATCAACTGCACCGGACGGTAGATTCCACCATACACCGGGAATAAAAACTGGTTGATCGGGATGATATCTTTTCTGGATTTGTTATCCGTCACCACAGTAACGGTATTTTCTTTTTCGTAGTCAATGGAATTTGTGATCTCGAACACGAACATGGAGTAACCCCCTTTATGTTCCCCGATGTAATTTCCATTGATGTACAATTGTGCTACGGCACCTACGCCCTCAAAGCGTAGAAAAGTCCGACGATTTCGCTCTTCCGGGCTCACCTTGAACGTCTTTTGGTACACGGCTTTGCCCTCGAAGAAATTACGGTCCTGCTGCATATCATCTTTATTGTAGGTATGTGGCAGCGTGATATCTTCCCAGACCTCCAATTTCGTCCATTGATTCTGGCTCTCGAAATATTTCTGGCCATTTTCAAAATCCGTAAAGAAGGTGGAATTATTGGCCTTATAGAATTTCCAATCTGTATTGAAAGAACTCACCACTCGCGATTGCGCCAGGGCCGATCCACTGACTACCAACCCTAAAAGAAGGGAAGCAAAGAATTTATTGCACGTAATACTCATTGTTAGGTATATATTGAAACATCCAAGATACTCAATAATACGCTAAGGTGCTTTTCACAAACGATTGCGCAAGTCACGAAATGGTTTTCGTAATAAAGGCATTGCAATGGAAATATCCGTTTTCAGGTATTTATACCGGCTCAGGAACACCATATCTTTGTACTATGCGAGCAATCCGACATTCGGCTTCACGAGCAGCGCGCATCCCAAGAATTATCTTTTATACGACTATACTACCATTAAAAAAGCTCCTATGGGGCTTTTTCTCTTTCTTGAGCGATATGCTCTATGATTTCATCAAATTGCTGTGGCAGAAACCAGGTAGTTTCTCCATATTTCTTGAACCAGGTGATCTGTCTTTTAGCATAGCGCCTGGAGTTTTGCTTAATCAAGTCAATGGCCTCCACCCAAGACAGCTTTCCCTCAAAATAATCGAATAACTCCGCATAACCCACGGTTAAAAGAGCTGGTTTATTCCGGAATTCAATCAGGGATTGCACCTCGCCCATCAAGCCCTCCTCCAGCATGTGGTCCACCCGGTTGTTGATTCGCTCATACAGATCCGCACGATCCATATTCAGGCCTACCGTAATGATGCGGAAAGGTCTTTTGGGGGATTGGTTCTTTAGGAAAAGGGACATCGGTTTGCCGGAAGCCTCAAAGACTTCAATGGCGCGAACGACCCGTTGCGGGTTATCAATATCGGCTTTCGCGTAGTATTCGGGGTCGATTTCCTGCAGATAGGCCTGCAGTGATTTGAGTCCTTCCATGCGCAAGCGATGGTTTAAGGCTTCACGCATCTCTTCGGGTGCTTTGGGCAGGTCATCCAGGCCTTCGCATAGCGCCCGCACAAAAAGTCCGGATCCGCCAACCCCAATAACCGTGTCGTGTTCTTTAAACAGGTCCGCCAACAGCACCAATGCATCACGTTCAAAATCGCCCGCGGAATAGTCCTCCCGGATGGAATGGGAATCGATAAAATAATGGGGCGCCTGTGCCAGTTCCTCCGCATCCGGTTTTGCCGTGCCGATGCTCATCTCCCGATAAAATTGTCGGGAATCCGCAGATATAATGGCAGTATTGAAATGATTGGCCAAACGGATTGCCATGGCGGTTTTCCCAACGGCTGTTGGCCCCACCACCATAATTAACGTCTTCTGTTTTTCCAAACCCTTAGTCATGTCACAAATTGACAAAAAATAGATGAAAGGCAAAGCCTATCATCTATTCTTTTCATATCGTGTACTATTAATAATCTACTAATAATCCTCTTCTTTGGATCCACTGGATTCCCCTTCGGACTCTCCACCCTCTTCGTCATCGAACATATCGAAGTCATCTTCCTCATCCACGCCGTACTGTTCTGCATCTTCATCTACAAAATCCTCATCATCATCCTCCTCACCCGTCACCGGGAAATTGGCAGCAGAAAGGACCCTCGGAGCCTCCCCGACTTTCTTGAAGATCGACGGGTATTCTTTGCCATCTTCCTCTTTCAAGATCTTGATCAATTCCACATGCAGGTCATAGGGACGATCAAAGTTGTAAACGTAATAGAATTTCTGATGTGGATCATCAATAAACTTGCTCAGTCGGATATCTTCCATGCCCAACACACCCGCAGCTTTCTTTCTTTCATTGGGCAGGTAGGCGATTTCCGTACCTTTTTTCCACTGATCATTGCTCACATAAAAAGAAGATGATTTCTCTACATCATAACCTGTTGATTTTTGAATACTTGCATGCAAGTCCATGAAAGTACTCTTTGAAGGCATATCAATCTCACGGTAAACATCCTCATAATCTTCAAACGATATTCTAAATCTATAAATCGCCATGGTATCTATTTAATTTAAAAAGCCCTTAATAGGCATTAAAGTTACATATTTTTTAAAAAAATCAATTGCCATTTACGGGGTTCAGGCCTAAGTTTTTTCCTTTTTCCAGCATAAAGCGCATGGCCTCCTCTCGGGAGTTTGGAATATCACCTTCCAGAATAGCTTCACGGATGGCGTTCTTGATCATGCCGACGTGCCTGCTCGGTCCGATGCCGAAAGCCTGCATAATGTCCTCACCATCGATGGGTGGCTGCCAATTGCGCAGGTGATCCCGCTCTTCCACATCCTTCAGCTTTTGCTTCACCAGCTCAAAGTTCTCGCGGTATTTTTTCTTCTTGTAATCGTTCTTGGTTGTTACGTCCGCATGGCACAGCATCATCAGGGCATCGATATCATCACCGGCCTCAAAGAGCAGGCGCCGCACCGCTGAATCGGTCACGATATCCTTGACCAGCACAATAGGGCGTAAGTGCAGCATCACGAGCTTCTGCACAAACTTCATCTTTTCGTTGAGTGGCAGCTTCAGGTCCGCAAACAGCTTGGGAACCATCTTTGCTCCTCGGTCCTCATGTCCGTGGAAGGTCCAGCCCACTTTTTTATCAAAGCGCTTGGTTGCTGGCTTGGCGATATCGTGCATAATGGCGGCCCACCGTAACCACAGGTCATCGGACATCTCCGCTACATTATCCAGTACCTCCAGGGTATGGTACAAATTATCTTTATGCCCCTTCCCTTCGATCACCTCGACCCCATGCAGTTGGTGCATGGCCGGGAAGATACGCTCCAACAGACCGGTATCAAACAGGTATTTGAAGCCGATGGATGGTTTTTCGGCTAGGATAATCTTATTGAGTTCGTCGATAACCCGCTCGCGGGAAATAATCTTGATCCGATCGGCATGGCTTGAGATGGCATCCAATGCCAAGGAATCGATCCGGAAGTTGAGCTGTGTGGCAAAACGGATTGCGCGCATCATCCGCAGGGGATCATCGGAAAAGGTAATGCCCGGTTCCAAAGGGGTCCGGATAACGCGGTTCTCCAGATCCTCCACACCGTGGAATGGATCAACAAGTGCACCGTAATCGGCATCGTTCAGGGAATACGCCATGGCATTGATGGTGAAATCACGCCGATTCTGGTCGTCTTCCAGGGTTCCATCTTCCACAATGGGTTTTCTGGAATCCTGACGATAAGATTCCTTGCGGGCGCCCACAAACTCGATCTGCAGACCATCGTATTGCAGCATAGCCGTACCAAAGGACTTGAAGACAGTCACCTTGGCCTGTAGGATCTCGCCGAGTTTATTCGCAAAATCAATCCCACTACCCAATACCACGATATCAATATCGTTCTTGAAAGGACGGCCCATAATATGATCGCGGACAAAACCACCGATCACATAGCAAGAAACACCCTCTTGTTTCGTTAAATCTTTGATTATAGGGAATATGGGATGACTTAAATTTTCACTCATAGCAACAAAGTGCAAAAGTAATGAAATTTATAGACAACAGCGGTCGCAGGACCAAGTAAAAATCAAGGGAATGTCCTAATCTCTATCTTTTGACAAACGTCGGAAGGATAAAGGATTCTCCGTTAAGATCTCTTGTTCGCGTCGTCTGCGTACAATATGTTCGGCTTCAAAGATGGCTTCCAAGAAAGAGGTATGCGATGCAAGGTTCTTACCTGCAATATCATAGCCTGTTCCATGGTCCGGTGAGGTGCGCACGACCGGCAAGCCTGCCGTAAAGTTGATGCCCGTCCGGGAAGCGATATGCTTGAACGGAATCAACCCCTGATCATGGTACATCGCCAGAACAGCGTCAAATTTTGTATAGGTATCTCCGGCAAAAAAACCATCTGCTGGATACGGTCCAAAACAGAAGATGCCTTCCTTATTTGCTTTTTCCACCGCTGGGCGGATAATATCCTTATCCTCGGTACCGATCAGGCCATCATCTCCCGCATGTGGGTTCAATCCCAATACGGCGATTTTGGGTTTCTGGATCCAGAAATCCTTCTTCAGGCTATCGTTCATCATGCGCAACTTCTGCAGGATGCTCTCCTCGCTGATGGCTGCAGCAACGTCCTTCACGGGAATATGACCGGTCACTACGCCGACGCGCAGATCTTCGCTCACCATGAACATCAGCACATCTTTCGCACCGAAGGCATCTTGGAGATATTCGGTGTGCCCAGGAAACTGGAAACCTTCCTGTTGGATATTGTGCTTATTGATGGGTGCCGTAACAAGCGCATCTATCAATCCGGCTTTCAGGTCCTCCGTTGCGCGTTGAAGGGAGATAAAAGCATATTTACCACCAATCTCATTCTCTTCACCCAGAGAGATCTTGACATCTTCCTGCCAACAGTTGATCATGTTGGGACGCTTTGGATTCGCTTGGTCGGCAGAATTGATCACATTAAAGCTGAAATCATTCACGCCAACTGCTTTCCGATGAAATGAAGCTACTTTGGTATTCCCGTAGACAATCGGTGTAAAAAAATCCATCACGCGGTTGTCCATCAAAGACTTGATGATCACCTCTAAGCCAATTCCGTTAATATCACCTATTGAAATACCTATTTTTAATTTTTCACTCATCGTATCCTGATTTATAGATATCCAAAAATAGCAAAAAAACATAAACATTCAGGCGCAATTGGGATTTAGGTCGTATATCCGGATTTTCTTGAGCCCTATACCTGGCAAAAAATGTATCTTTGTGGCAAATACTTCCTATGGGTTCAGTACGCGCAAAGAAACATTTAGGCCAGCACTTCTTGAACGATAAGCTTGCGGCACAGAAAATCGTAGATGCTTTAACGCCATCCCTTGGCTTTAAGCAGGTTTTGGAGGTGGGCCCCGGTATGGGCGTACTTTCGGATTTCCTCTTGCAGCATGAAGAGTACGAGACCTTCCTGATCGATGTCGATGATGAATCCATCGAGTTTTTGGCCGATAAGTACCCCCAACTAGGCGAACGCTTGATCCATGGCGATTTCTTGGAACTGGACTTCGGTAATTATTTCGAGGACAAGATGGCGGTCATCGGGAATTTCCCGTACAACATCTCTTCGCAGATTCTATTCAAGGTCCTGGAGGAAAGGAACCGCGTGGTGGAAATGGTTGGGATGTTCCAAAAGGAGGTTGCCGAGCGTTGCGTGGCGAAACCGGGCAATAAGGAATACGGTATCCTGAGTGTTTTCCTGCAGGCCTATTACGATGTGACCTACCTATTCACGGTGAAAGCCGGAGCGTTCAACCCGCCACCAAAGGTGCTATCTGGAGTCATGCGCATGGTCCGGAACAACCGGGAAACCTTGGACTGTGATGAGAAGTTATTCTGGCGCGTGGTGAAAGCATCCTTTAACCAGCGACGTAAAACCCTGCGCAATTCCCTTTCCGCGGTGATTCCAAAGGATAGGATGAGCGATAACCCCTTATATGACCTGCGGGCGGAACGACTGAGCGTTCAGGATTTTGAAGTACTCACCAACGAAATAGCAAGCAAACTTTAACGATGCGGAATCAGACAGAATTTACGATCATAGGTGGTGGGGTTGCCGGATTGACCGCAGCGATTGCTCTCCAGAACCTCGGTCGTGAATACCAACTGTTTGAACAGGCCGAAGAACTGAAAGGGATAGGTGCCGGATTTGGCCTTGCTGCCAATGCCATGCATGCCCTCGACCTATTGGGGCTGCGTGATGAAGTGGAACAGTATGGCTATTACCTGGATTCCTTTGCCATTCTGGATCAAAAGGGAAACGTCCTTGCCGATCCCAACACCAAAGATATTTCAGCAAAATATAAACAGTGGAATTTCGCCATACACCGGGCGGATCTCCACCTCTACCTCCTGTCCAAGATCAACCAGGAACACCTTTTCTTGGGAAAACGCGCGCTTACGCTAGAGCAGGATCATGACGGCGTAACCATCCATTTCCAGGACGGCACGCAACAGCGCAGCAAATACCTGATCATTGCAGATGGCGTAAAATCCCCTTTGCGGCAGTTTCTCGTACCGAGTGCGACACCGCGCTATGCAGGTTATTCTTGTTGGCGGGCGACCATCGACAACAGCCAGATCAAATTGAAAAAAGGCACCGAAACTTGGGGCAAATCAGGGCGCTTCGGTATGACACCCCTGATCAACGACCGTATATACTGGTATGCCTGCATTAACGGACCACAGCAGAACCCCACTTTTAAGCAATATACAATAGCTGACCTTTCCCGTATTTTCCGGGATTACCACGATCCGATTCCGGCGTTACTGGATAACACCCGGAATGAAGACCTGATCTGGAGCGATATCATCGATCTAAAACCCTTGGATCACCTGGCTTACGGCAGGGTATTGATCATCGGTGATGCCGGTCATGCCTGCACACCAAACATGGGACAGGGCGCCTGTCAGGCGATTGAGGATGTTGCCGTCCTGGTGGACGAGCTTCAGCAGCCCAAAGCCGTGATGGATGCTTTTGCAGCATTCGAAAGAAGACGGAAATCCCGGGTGAAGTACATTACGGACACCTCAAAATTCATTGGTGAGGTGGCCCAATGGGAAAATCCTGCCCTTATTTCCCTGCGCAACCTGATCATGAAAGTCACGCCCGACCGCATCAACCAACGTGCGCTGGACCGGCTCTTCAAACAAGATTTTATGACCCTTAACAAAAACTAACATGAATATATTGATCGTAGATGACCTGCACGAGATCCTTTTGGAAAAGTTGCGGAAGGCCAATATTCCTTTCAACTACCAACCCGACATTACACGGGAGGAAGCGGAAAAGCTGATTCCAGAATATCAGGGTCTGTTGATCCGCTCGAAGTTCCAGGTCGATCAAGCCTTCATGGATCTGGCGCCCAACTTGGAGCTCATCGGCCGTGCCGGCGCCGGTATGGACAATATTGATGATGCCTACGCGGCCAGCAAGGGCATCACCTTACTATCCGCAAACGAAGGAAACTGCGATGCCGTTGGCGAACACATGATCGGGATGTTGCTGAACTTAATGAACAACCTGAACCGTGGCAACTGGGAAGTGCGAAACGGGCAATGGCGCCGTGAGGAAAACCGTGGCTATGAGTTGAAAGGTCGCACGGTCGCCCTGATCGGTTATGGCCACAATGGCAAAGCTATGGCCAAGAAACTGTCCGGATTTGACGTGAATATCATTGCTTACGATAAATATAAAACAGGATTTTCCGACCAATACGTCCGTGAGGTCTCCATGGAGGAGGTCGTCCGCCAGGCAGACGTACTGAGCTTCCATATCCCCCTGACCCGCGAGACCAAGGGCATGGTGGATGAGGAATACCTCTTTCATTTCCGCAAACCGATTTTCTTCCTGATGGGTGCCCGCGGGGGAATCGTACAGGTGCCAGCCGTACTCAAAGCATTGGACAGCGGCAAGATATTAGGAGCCGCTTTTGATGTGCTTCCGGTGGAAAAATTCCCTACGCTCCAAGAGCAGGCTTGGTTTGCCGATCTGATCAATAGAGAAAATGTTTTGCTGAGCCCGCATGTGGCAGGATGGACTTATGAAAGTTATTATAAGCTGTCGGATTTCCTAGTGGAAAAGATCTTACATTACGTAGCTGAAAAACAACACCAATAGCCATTGGAGGATTAGCGCAAAGTCCAAGAGATATACATGGTGGTAGTGCTTCTGTTTGGCAAAGATCACGTACTGGAACAACACAAGGATTAGCGCAGTCGTCAATACCATCCCGTATTTAACAATGAGCGCATAGGGAGACCCAATGATCAGCAACAGATGCAGCACGCCAATTCCAAAGGACAACTTGATGGCGTTCTCCTTACCCAGGAGCGTCGGCACAGTCTTCAGGTTATATAGACGATCCTGATCATAATCCCGGATATCAAAAGGGAGGGTACAGAGCACCAAAAAAACAATCTTCACGATGCCCAGGTAATTGGCCATGTACCAGTCGATGGCTGTTCCATTGGCAAACAGTTCGATAACCGGCAACCCGACACTACTCAGGGACCATACCATCGCAATATAGAATACCTTAAGTCCTGGTACTTGGCGCATGCTCGACCATTGCCCCCTGATCCGTACCAGCGGCACCGAATAGGCAAGGCTGACCCCACCTACCATTCCCAAGAAGAAGAAGGTCATGAGATGGATATGCAATAGGGCATAAAAAGTCCCGATGGCGGCAAGTATACTCAATGTCCAGAACAACCACATGTTACGGCCTATCCATCTAGTCCGCTGAAAGGGCGACTTCTGCGGTTCCCTAGGCATGGAAAGGTATAGGCTCAAGTTATAAAGCAACAGGGTGGTTGTCCCCTCAATCACTAAAATATAAGGGTCAACCGGCAAATTGAGGATCATATAGGTCAGTGCGCATTGCGCCACAGCAGCTAAGGCGATCAGCAGATTGCTATGCACCATAAAGTAATAGATCCTTTTAACTGCTTCTGTCATGTCAAACTAACAACTGCCCCCAATTTTTGTTATAGCTGCACAAAAATTAGAATTTCAAACGAAAAAAAATTAAATTAGCTATACAGGCCGCGATATTTTCCGCTCTTAATAATTAATTGACCGAATCTAATAATATCCTGCCATAAAGTAAATGTAGACCTATAATTTTTTTAAAAAAGATGAACTTTCAGATTAAATCTTTTGAGGAGTATCAAGAAGCTTA is a genomic window containing:
- a CDS encoding FAD-dependent monooxygenase — translated: MRNQTEFTIIGGGVAGLTAAIALQNLGREYQLFEQAEELKGIGAGFGLAANAMHALDLLGLRDEVEQYGYYLDSFAILDQKGNVLADPNTKDISAKYKQWNFAIHRADLHLYLLSKINQEHLFLGKRALTLEQDHDGVTIHFQDGTQQRSKYLIIADGVKSPLRQFLVPSATPRYAGYSCWRATIDNSQIKLKKGTETWGKSGRFGMTPLINDRIYWYACINGPQQNPTFKQYTIADLSRIFRDYHDPIPALLDNTRNEDLIWSDIIDLKPLDHLAYGRVLIIGDAGHACTPNMGQGACQAIEDVAVLVDELQQPKAVMDAFAAFERRRKSRVKYITDTSKFIGEVAQWENPALISLRNLIMKVTPDRINQRALDRLFKQDFMTLNKN
- the rsmA gene encoding 16S rRNA (adenine(1518)-N(6)/adenine(1519)-N(6))-dimethyltransferase RsmA, translated to MGSVRAKKHLGQHFLNDKLAAQKIVDALTPSLGFKQVLEVGPGMGVLSDFLLQHEEYETFLIDVDDESIEFLADKYPQLGERLIHGDFLELDFGNYFEDKMAVIGNFPYNISSQILFKVLEERNRVVEMVGMFQKEVAERCVAKPGNKEYGILSVFLQAYYDVTYLFTVKAGAFNPPPKVLSGVMRMVRNNRETLDCDEKLFWRVVKASFNQRRKTLRNSLSAVIPKDRMSDNPLYDLRAERLSVQDFEVLTNEIASKL
- a CDS encoding NAD(P)-dependent oxidoreductase, encoding MNILIVDDLHEILLEKLRKANIPFNYQPDITREEAEKLIPEYQGLLIRSKFQVDQAFMDLAPNLELIGRAGAGMDNIDDAYAASKGITLLSANEGNCDAVGEHMIGMLLNLMNNLNRGNWEVRNGQWRREENRGYELKGRTVALIGYGHNGKAMAKKLSGFDVNIIAYDKYKTGFSDQYVREVSMEEVVRQADVLSFHIPLTRETKGMVDEEYLFHFRKPIFFLMGARGGIVQVPAVLKALDSGKILGAAFDVLPVEKFPTLQEQAWFADLINRENVLLSPHVAGWTYESYYKLSDFLVEKILHYVAEKQHQ